GTCAAAACTCTCCCCGGTCAAATTCACACATTCAGCCACCCAAATGACTACAAATAGGAATCctataaatggaaatgttaAAGCACTCATCTTTCAGTATTTAAACTGAGAaggtaaaggaagaagaatggatggTAGATGGATGGGGTGAAGAGAAGGAATAAACGTTATCTCAGTGAATACAGCAAGTTTCGCCGTGAAGAATAGTCCATTCCCATGAATATGATGTGTATGTGTGGATAAACTCGTGAGAATAAAAGTGTAGAATTTGGGTGTCTGCAAGAAGACACACACCAAGGTGATGTCGTAAGATTACTGAATGGCGGCCAGTTTTGCCAAATTGCGACTTGAATAGTGTTTAAACACCGTGAATATACTCATTGCATGGAATTAACGGCCAGAATCTTGGCATGTGTACTACAAGTTTTCCTGGGCAAGTGGGTAGAGTTGAGGAATCAGAATTATGAAGGCATAGGATCCTATTGGGGGTTTTAGGGACATTTTATGGACTAGAAACTCCTATAGAGCTACGAGTGAGGTAATAGGGACCCCGGTACCTCTGCATTCCCTCTACTGAAAACATGTCCAGGATGGGCATATTTGGCGAATCTACCGCCTCTATAGAGAAAATGCTCTCTACACATTCCCGGCATAGCCTCACCTTCCAAAATCTAAAGGAGGTGGGACAAGTTACTGTCTATGGAAGATCTCATCCATCTACATAAGCTGTGAACAGTCTACCATGGACCACAGTCACTCTGTGAAACATGCTAGTGCCTAGATGACTATGCATATAGTTGAAGAGTGAAGCTGATTGGACAACACTCTTTATGCTCTAGAGAATGTGAGTTAagtctactggaatgaTGGGTCCCTAGACAGAGAATCTACTCTTCTTAGGATAACCAGTAGTCAAGATCAAACTTCATACTGTATATGAGATTTTTATCCAGGATAGTAGCAGAAGATGCTTGTAAGAGTGAATGTAGAGAATAATCTAAGGAATTAGACATGCCTATTCTACTGTACATGGAGAGGATCTACATGGGTACCAGTCACAGCAAAAGATGGAGCACAAGGAGTAAAATCTGAGTATTCAAGTGGAGTCTACCGAGCTTTATACTAGTCTACTTTCAGTCTATTCCTCCGAGAAATGTACCTATGGGGTCtggaatctcttcttcctgggctccattcttcctcggtagtccctcattctcgctttaatgtagtatagtCTTAACAAACCGGACGTTCCAGTTGATATGTAGCCGTATAGTCCTGATACGGTGCTGTCTAATCTGCTAAGGTCCTTGTCTACCTGGTAGACTCAGACAAAAGGATGTGAAGATGTTTGAAGTGCTGTTCGTTCTGATAGTCTTCCGGGTTTAATGTTCTTCTAGGGTATTAAGGGTGTTCTGAATGACACGGATGAACACAATGACTAGCCCACCGGAAACTGAAAGTAATACTAACCAAAAGGTGGCAGTCTTTATGGCCGGTTTTACCTTAGCCCAGGTACCTCGTTTAGCAGTTTCCGCTGGTAAGTTTTCTGCTGTAAGGTTCAGGATCAGTTCCAGCTACATTCCTCTCTTCCTTAATCAGATGATTATCTCGTATAGAATTGCTGCTTTACTTGGGACAATGGTGATGAACGGATTAATTCTGGGTTGTCCTAACTTTAAACAACACCTGGGTATTGTATCTTCCATATGTACCTCTTCAATGTCGCTTTGTTATGCTCTAACGTTAGTGACATTCTACACTGGAGGAGACCAAGGGTACATTACAGCTTACTACTGGGGTATTGTATTAACGTCATTCATGTATGGTTGTAGTGTTGTCTCTGTAACAACTTTGGCGTCGAGCGAGATTGCAGGATATTTAGCGGCCATACCAGCGGCGTCTATAGTTTCTTCCTCATACCATCTTTCATTTGTCAAGTTTGGAAACAAATTTAGACTTCAGAATATAAACTACTGGGTAGTAGTATGGCAAATTATCACTGCTATTTGTTTAGCAGTAATTGCAGCGGGAATTTGGATAGTTGCGTACGGTGATGGAAAGGCTGTTAGTTCTGGTACTACtgctgaagaagatgattttTGGACTGGTTTGAGCCTGTCTGGGTCACCACTATTTCTAGCTGCATTTGGTTACGGACTACAGTATGCCTTCTACCCGGCCATTGCACCTTATAAACTTGCTGGTATTCAAAAGGGTTTTTACATTTCCTTGGCACTGCTTTATACTGGAGCAATACCACCTGCAATTCTACTATATCTAAAGGAGGCAAAGAAGGGTCCAGATAAAAATTGGACAGAATATTATGGATGGCATTACGCTTGGTTCCTTTTTGCTCTAGAGGTGACATGTGCATACATTTTCACGATTATATTGCACTATCCAGATGGGTTTATAGCCAGAACACTTCGGCATAGCACAATACTCCTCACACTTGTTATTGTCTTGTATGATATGTGTGTACATACTACTAGGGGTATTGGATCTAACGGGGCCTCAAGACAAACTAAAGAGGGTAATAGTAagaaaaactcaaaaatgGCTACATTAAACACACTACTTTATTCTATAACGCAGTTAATATTCGCCTTCATGGGTAATGGTTATCTCAAGACTTACTCAAAATATGAGAAAGATCCAGACAACTGGCCTACCAAGCACTTTACCACAAGAAAGGCATTCTGGTACTGGTGTGGATGCTCCAcaaaatgtgcatgcaaGAATCTTGTGACAGCCTTTACCACAGATGTTAGAGGGTCTATCGTTGAAAAGAGGGAATTTCTCTATGTCGTATATGCTGATGAAGTGGATAATAGTAGAAAGCCTCCTAACGCGAAAGATCCTACAGTAATGAAGATAGTTCATGACATATAAACGTGGCAAACATTTTTCACTAGGCTCCCATCACAAATGTAGTCTTTTCACGACTctgcagttttaatttgttaTTCTCCCACGTGGTATTATGGTTAGTTTATACTCCATACTTGACATCCCTAAGTGTCCCTGGAAGAATGCTAATCACTCATCATTTTGCCTATACGTATAAGagagactaccattatTTAAGCATGTACACCCTCTAATGGAGTGTGAGCAAGATGCAGAATTATGgaactgcattatatccgTAGAGGGAGTATCAATGAGGAATCACTAATTAGAGTCTTGAGAGGCTATTAAGATGGAGTAGAAGGAtctgaagaagaaggattagTCACACCACTCTTGAGATCTTTTAGCTTCTGATCATAATCCTCCTTCTTGATGAGAgtccatttaccatcagcgttcttttcaaaatgctTAAAGTCTAGCTTAGAGCCACTACCTTTGCTTATACCTATGGTAATGAGAGAAGAGTCTCCTTTTGCATAGTATACTAATACTGATAGAGCATGCTCCTTATCCACACCCTTCCAGACttccttctctccatccataacagTAGTAATCTTGGAAGTATCCTTGGAagtatcctttggataatggTACTTAACAGTTACTCCGTATTCCTTATTTTCCTTCACAACTATTTCGGCTTCATCGGGACTAGCAAGATCTAGAACAAGACCACTTTGTCCAGATGGTTGAGGAACTTGAGATTCATCAGTAACAGGTTTACTGGTTCCATTATCTTTAGGAGTACCTTCACCAACTTCGGATTGAGGAGCATCAGGAGGAAGTCCACCTTGAGCAGTAGCAGTTAGGGCAGATGAGACAGTAGATTGTTGAAGATCTTCAGAAAGAGTACCTTGATTAGGATTAGCTCGGCCAGTTGAGTTAAGTTGTTGAGTATCAGAAGCTTGAACATCAACAGCATTCTGAGCCTGCCAAACTACTTCAGATCCATAGGTAAGTTTGTTAGCAGTAACTCCTTCCTTAGCCTTGAGCTTTAGAACCTTAAACCCATTCTCTTgtccattctctacattGAATAGGGTAGAGTCAACTTTGGATTTGTAATCAGATAGAGAAGTAGGTTGAACAGCTGGTTGAGAAGGTTGAGCAGTAGGAGTCTCaggttcttcctcattGTCTTGAGATATAGCCCCCTCCGGCTTAGCTTCATGATGCTCGCTACTTACAGAATTATGAGTAACTGGAGATTCCTCAGCAGGAGGTGCTACAGTGGAAGTAGTAGGATTAAGAGACTCTTTGGAATGCTCTTTTGGAGCTTGATTAGCAGGATTACAACTCTCCTTTAATTTCTTAAGCTTATTTTTATGAGTACGCTTCGTAcaattcttccacttcttaccatcatggtatctatagacAGTGAAATTAGCATCACCCTTAGTGCTTTTAGCTTTTATGACAGCCAGAGTAGGTCCACCTTTGTCCAGATACAGGACAGCTGAGAGGCATGactttttcttttcttccCAAACTGTCAAACCTTCATAAGTGAGCTTGTTAGCAGTAACACCCTCCTTAGCCTTCAGTTTAAGAACCTTTACATTGTCCTCAACAGAGTCCACAACATTAAAGAGGGAGGTATCTACTTTGGAAGGCAAGGAGCTTGCTGGCTTTTCAGGCTTAGTAGGTTCCTTTTCAGTATCTTCAAGGGAAGGTTGCGCATCTAAATTGTCTCCGGAGCCTCTGACATCAACATCTACCTGCCTACAATTAGACCCCTCTGCAGTCCCTGACCCTTCAGCTACAACATTTCCAGATCCTTGTGGATTTGCTGGAATACTCTGTGGTTTCTTAGAGTCGCCAGAATGTTCATTATCGTTACTACGGTAATTTTTATGGCCACCCTTACCATGGCAGAGTCCTGCCAGAGACACCGTCCAGAGCAGTGCtagaatcctcatcttATAAGCTCCTTGATCTGTCAAAATAAGAACTAGAGTTTTAGTGTAAATAGGAATTATTAATATCAGGGAGTGTGGTAAGAATGGAAGTAAGGAATACAGAGATAGATGGGGTGAATAACAGTTTCTTTAGGCatcttattcttccttatcacTAAGTATTACCTTGAGACTCTCATCCCTGTATGTTATTAGTCACAATAATGTCCGTCTTGTTAGATGCTCTGGACTCACAGGCATTactggaagaagagattgGTAACCTACCTCCTACTCTCCCGAGTAGTaaaacattcttccttataTTCTCTATTTAAGCCAGTGTTTCCCATGGCATCTTATGTCGCTACTATTTTTTCCTCCTACCGCCTTGGTATCTGCAGAGACAAGTCAAGGAATATGACATTCTATCCTGCTTCAAAAACTATGTACATTTTGCCGTCAAAAGTAACAACAAATTTGGACAAATGTGTACGTGATATACACTCTTTATTGCGTCATGATTCTGGAAGTTATCCTTTATCTTACGACTATAAACCTCTTGAGCATTCCACACTTTAGTATCTATAGAGCTATCTAGGAGAAATAGaaacattacaaattacTACATTCTACCGACATTGTTAGTTTTATCAACTGTATTAGCATTAGTAGCTGAAGGAGTATGTTTGCTCAACCACTCCTTAAAGGCCTTTTGTGTTAAAACTATAGAATGAGGGACAGTCAAAAAGTGTGTTGTTCCCTTGAACTCTGCCAAAGTTACATCTGAATGGTCCTTTAGATATGTATCACGCATCTTCTTTGGGCCCTTTACATCACACAGGAAGTCAGTATCAGTGTGTAAGAATAGAGTTGGCAGAGTCTTGGGATAGTTTGCCAAGTTCTTGGAGTTCTTTACATAATCGCATGCATCGTACAAGAACTTTCCTGCCTTTAATGTAAGCATGCATGAGTAAAAGTGTGGATCTTGGTACATGATAAACAGATCAAATGATTCTCCATGGTTGAACAGCTTGTCCTCTTTATTTAATGTGTTTAGTAAACACTCTGATGCACATCTGGCCATGAACCTTTTAAACTTTTTAGCGGTTGTATCCAAGTGATAATCCAGGTCAAACATTCCAGAGGTTAAAATGAGGCCGTCCAGGAATTTTGCTCCCTTTTCGGCATTCTTATAAAATTCTTGAACTGCCTGAAAGACAATATTACCTCCCATGGAGTTTCCTAGCAGGAACACCTTTCCATCTGTGGCATGACTCTTGAAGGCTACCTTTTCGTCCCACTTTTCATTAGgatctccaaatttacctcTTTTGACGATACTGACAAACTGAATGACATCGTGGACGTAATCCTTGTAATCTTTAACGTACGCAGTGAATTTCGAAATGGCATCGGAAAAGCCGTGGGACTGATGGTCCAGAGCAAATACGTTGTAGCCTGATGCATTAAAGTATTCTACAAGACTATTCCTGTACTCAAAGACAGGGAACACCTCAAACGCATCCATTCCATCTAGTCTGGCATGCTCAAATAGGTACTTGTACATGGCAGTATAATTGGTCTTTTGGGCATTTCCTTGCATGAATATCCCACTAATGTCTGGAGCAAGTTGAAatccaaacttttcaaagttCCACTCCAAATTAGGTGAGCAAAAGTCTATCTTGAAGTGGGAACGGATACCGTGGGCCAACACAATGCTTCCCTTGGCATTCTCAACTCTGGAGGCATATGTTGCAATACGCAGTCCTTGTTTATTCGTAAAACTACTCATTACAACCTTTGGATTCTCAATCCTTCGCAAAGGCTCTAGACCATTCTCCTTTGCAATATGATCATAGTATTCATCCTTACCGACCtttttccattcaccaCCACTCTTTACAAAGTATACAACATGACGTCCATTTTTCGGATCGTCGACAAGAAGCAATAGGGTCAATGGACTTCCCCTGATAAACAGTCTTacaaatctgcatttaGCATCACTTGACTCTGGAGCTTTCCAGAGTGATACTCCGCCATCCATAACCTCCTTGAGTTTAAAGCCAATGGATGGTATATATGTATCTCTATTACAATCATCCAAGGGatcatttttaatgtaAAAATTGTTGCTGTCCACATTACTAATGTCCATAGTAATGTTATTATTGAAGGTGGACTCATTGAAACCAGCGTTTATCAGCCTATTCAGGTAGTCTTCCTTCGTCCTAACAgtccatcctccaaaggTACCTGTCTTGGCATAAAACCTTTCCTGCAAACCATCCTTAGTTTCTATGATCAGGTAGCCAACTTTGGGttccttctttggataAAAGGAAGCGTAAATGCAATGCTCATCCTTTGACCTTCTTGACCATACTACATGTATACGGTTATTTCTGTGTCCTAGGGCGGTTTTATAAATTACCTTTTTAATGCGATAGCCTACATTTGGTGCATAGGCAGAAGAGGGAAAGTCTGGTGAGCTGGACAAGAATTCAGGTGATTTATTCTCTCCAGTTATATTCAAGACCAGACTCTTCAATATGGACATCTTTAGCGCTTCGTGATGAAAGCTCCtgtaaaacttttcttcctcaacaGTCTTCCATGATGActcatccttttcatagtagAATGACTTCCTTGCTCCGTTACCATCACTAGTATAGACAGCCACTAGTCTTGTCACAAAGGATGTCGAACGACCACTCTTCTCTTTGAACCTAACGACTGAAACATGGTCACAGGAATAGCCATTGGCAGAGGTCCAGATGGAAGCTCCGCTCTCTACCACCGAGGATATCCTGTGGCCAGCCTTGGCAACATGTATCTTTGTATTCACTTCATGAGGTACCCTCGCAATTACGtcaatggaagaagaatccGGAGCGGCAATGTCGAGGGAAACATCCTTGAACCCCTGGGGGTCCGCCAGACCACAATTCATGGACATAAATATCACACAAAGGAATAAGATACACTTCATTGCAACGATTATCCTTAATCCTCCGGATTGTATCCGTGCCTTCGGCATTCATGGGGAGAATGATCTACACTCAGTTGATTTATGCGGCAATCCAAGTCTAATTCCCGCTAGAAAACGTTTTCTGCCTTGGAATTGATGTTATGAATATTCTATGGACCCATTGACATGTCAAAATGGCCCCAAATTGTGCGGTCGTCTGGTAGTACAGGATGCGCATCGCGAGACGCTCTTCCCGGtctttactggagatggaaTGCTGACATTTGGGAATCTGTTTTCAACGCAAAAGTGGAATCTTTGCCAATGACGTACACATGCACCCATTTCATAGCAAAGTCGGTCGTTTTCTCTGATGAATGATCCATACGAATGCAAGGCGGACTATCGAGGGGGACGGAATGAAGAGGAGTGGCTCGAGATGATTCAACCCAGGTGATAGTTGCTGCAAATGGGCAGAGATCTGCCTCTCCTACTCCATATTCTCCATGACAGCGTTAATGCATGGGCATCGTCTTCTCTGGTTTATGGGTGCATGCTGTCTAGCCATGCCTCCATACATGAGTTACGGGAAGCTCATGTATGGCAATCTTGAGCGCTTTATTCTCCGAATTCCTGCAAATTACGGGGCCTCTGGTCGATTTGTGCTTTCCCCCTTCAAAGGCTTGAAATTGGCTAACgcctaaaatgtgtaaggtGTCTCCTGCCtaattcctcatttcatGGATCCTAcaacatcctcatccatttattatactGACTGAATACTATGAACAGAAAACTGGTGGGTTTaagaagaattttcctctggctgagaaaataatggacattagtggtgataattatcccgacttaGGCAACACTTAGAACAAAAATACTCTGCAATTACGTAAAGTACAAGGGCCCACGGCATCAGGACTATCTACAGATGAATATTAAAGGTTAAAGCATTAGGATATGGCGACAGTTAATGCCATGTGGTCTTCCTACAAGGAGTAAGTCGAGTGCTTCTTGGATACTCAAGAGTATTGAGCTCAGAGAACGACTGTTTGATGGAATAAACCTAGGCTTTTGCGGCAACATCCTTCATTTCGTCAAGTTTTCCATAATAATCATCCCTTTCAATCTCACTCCAGCCATGGTCCTTCCTCTCGTAAAAGTGCTGTTCGACACATCCACGTGTTGAGGTATAAATTAGAAAGAGAAAATACCCGTTTTTGGATGACAGCTTGGCCAAGATACATTTCTCGCCTTTGGAACTCCTCCAAATCTCAGATCCGCTATGCGAAACAAGAGTTATATTTGTGCTAAAGTCTGGAACAAAGGTCTCACGAATGAGACCATTTCCCGTG
Above is a genomic segment from Theileria equi strain WA chromosome 4 map unlocalized gcontig_1105316255041, whole genome shotgun sequence containing:
- a CDS encoding conserved hypothetical protein (encoded by transcript BEWA_045730A), with protein sequence MTRMNTMTSPPETESNTNQKVAVFMAGFTLAQVPRLAVSAGKFSAVRFRISSSYIPLFLNQMIISYRIAALLGTMVMNGLILGCPNFKQHLGIVSSICTSSMSLCYALTLVTFYTGGDQGYITAYYWGIVLTSFMYGCSVVSVTTLASSEIAGYLAAIPAASIVSSSYHLSFVKFGNKFRLQNINYWVVVWQIITAICLAVIAAGIWIVAYGDGKAVSSGTTAEEDDFWTGLSLSGSPLFLAAFGYGLQYAFYPAIAPYKLAGIQKGFYISLALLYTGAIPPAILLYLKEAKKGPDKNWTEYYGWHYAWFLFALEVTCAYIFTIILHYPDGFIARTLRHSTILLTLVIVLYDMCVHTTRGIGSNGASRQTKEGNSKKNSKMATLNTLLYSITQLIFAFMGNGYLKTYSKYEKDPDNWPTKHFTTRKAFWYWCGCSTKCACKNLVTAFTTDVRGSIVEKREFLYVVYADEVDNSRKPPNAKDPTVMKIVHDI
- a CDS encoding signal peptide containing protein (encoded by transcript BEWA_045740A), which translates into the protein MRILALLWTVSLAGLCHGKGGHKNYRSNDNEHSGDSKKPQSIPANPQGSGNVVAEGSGTAEGSNCRQVDVDVRGSGDNLDAQPSLEDTEKEPTKPEKPASSLPSKVDTSLFNVVDSVEDNVKVLKLKAKEGVTANKLTYEGLTVWEEKKKSCLSAVLYLDKGGPTLAVIKAKSTKGDANFTVYRYHDGKKWKNCTKRTHKNKLKKLKESCNPANQAPKEHSKESLNPTTSTVAPPAEESPVTHNSVSSEHHEAKPEGAISQDNEEEPETPTAQPSQPAVQPTSLSDYKSKVDSTLFNVENGQENGFKVLKLKAKEGVTANKLTYGSEVVWQAQNAVDVQASDTQQLNSTGRANPNQGTLSEDLQQSTVSSALTATAQGGLPPDAPQSEVGEGTPKDNGTSKPVTDESQVPQPSGQSGLVLDLASPDEAEIVVKENKEYGVTVKYHYPKDTSKDTSKITTVMDGEKEVWKGVDKEHALSVLVYYAKGDSSLITIGISKGSGSKLDFKHFEKNADGKWTLIKKEDYDQKLKDLKSGVTNPSSSDPSTPS
- a CDS encoding conserved hypothetical protein (encoded by transcript BEWA_045750A), which encodes MSMNCGLADPQGFKDVSLDIAAPDSSSIDVIARVPHEVNTKIHVAKAGHRISSVVESGASIWTSANGYSCDHVSVVRFKEKSGRSTSFVTRLVAVYTSDGNGARKSFYYEKDESSWKTVEEEKFYRSFHHEALKMSILKSLVLNITGENKSPEFLSSSPDFPSSAYAPNVGYRIKKVIYKTALGHRNNRIHVVWSRRSKDEHCIYASFYPKKEPKVGYLIIETKDGLQERFYAKTGTFGGWTVRTKEDYLNRLINAGFNESTFNNNITMDISNVDSNNFYIKNDPLDDCNRDTYIPSIGFKLKEVMDGGVSLWKAPESSDAKCRFVRLFIRGSPLTLLLLVDDPKNGRHVVYFVKSGGEWKKVGKDEYYDHIAKENGLEPLRRIENPKVVMSSFTNKQGLRIATYASRVENAKGSIVLAHGIRSHFKIDFCSPNLEWNFEKFGFQLAPDISGIFMQGNAQKTNYTAMYKYLFEHARLDGMDAFEVFPVFEYRNSLVEYFNASGYNVFALDHQSHGFSDAISKFTAYVKDYKDYVHDVIQFVSIVKRGKFGDPNEKWDEKVAFKSHATDGKVFLLGNSMGGNIVFQAVQEFYKNAEKGAKFLDGLILTSGMFDLDYHLDTTAKKFKRFMARCASECLLNTLNKEDKLFNHGESFDLFIMYQDPHFYSCMLTLKAGKFLYDACDYVKNSKNLANYPKTLPTLFLHTDTDFLCDVKGPKKMRDTYLKDHSDVTLAEFKGTTHFLTVPHSIVLTQKAFKEWLSKHTPSATNANTVDKTNNVGRM